A single Solidesulfovibrio fructosivorans JJ] DNA region contains:
- a CDS encoding NADH-quinone oxidoreductase subunit L, with translation MAELLALMLLFPLAGALFQAGWGAKCGRRASNVAAAVAIAGALAMAVVAIWGLGVAPHRIRYGSWFAFDGFSSDFSLLYDRVAGVMTVTVTFVALLIHLYSATYMREDKSFARYFCYLNLFVFFMLVIALADDLIFLFMGWEGVGFCSFALIGFWHEELPNVDAGRKAFIMTRIGDLGYVAALGIVIALFGHASLSDLAARAETLSPGMAEVIGFCFLFAALGKSAQLPLSAWLPDAMAGPTPVSALIHAATMVTAGVYLLMRLDPMLAFAPDVGAAAAFIGAATALYGAICALGQRDVKRILAYSTISQVGYMFLAAGCGDVTGALFHLQSHAFFKSLLFMCSGVMIQAFHEEHDIFRMGARLRKKMPGLFLLFTCGAAALAALPLTSGYFSKGRTLADALAHPNDIFLLSFVLGTVAALLTAIYVFRMYFVAFFADPADPAPMSDDPALFRMERPLWPLGVLALVYGFINLPEFFHLKPLLDSYLAGTVAPNPPEVENAEVVVMILDAVIAIGGLLIAWAIYRPARRHKAAPDGRLTAGLGLDGFYRKWLAAPYARAAAFLWRGVDEDMLNGTVLAATSGISGLSDGIRRLGGGRIAVSLVTVFALAAIILTWLAVGWTQG, from the coding sequence ATGGCCGAACTTCTTGCGCTCATGCTCCTCTTTCCCCTGGCCGGGGCGCTGTTCCAGGCCGGCTGGGGCGCGAAATGCGGCCGGCGGGCAAGCAACGTGGCCGCCGCCGTGGCCATCGCCGGAGCCCTGGCCATGGCCGTCGTCGCCATCTGGGGCCTCGGCGTCGCGCCGCACCGCATACGCTACGGCTCGTGGTTCGCCTTCGACGGCTTTTCCTCGGACTTTTCGCTCCTCTACGACCGCGTGGCCGGGGTCATGACCGTCACCGTCACCTTCGTGGCCCTGCTCATCCACCTCTACTCCGCCACCTACATGCGCGAGGACAAATCCTTTGCGCGCTATTTCTGCTACTTGAACCTCTTCGTCTTCTTCATGCTGGTCATCGCCCTGGCCGACGACCTGATTTTCCTCTTCATGGGCTGGGAAGGCGTGGGATTCTGCTCGTTCGCGCTCATCGGCTTCTGGCACGAGGAGCTGCCCAACGTGGACGCCGGGCGCAAGGCCTTCATCATGACCCGCATCGGCGACCTGGGCTACGTGGCGGCGCTTGGCATCGTCATCGCGCTTTTCGGCCACGCCTCGCTCTCCGATCTCGCCGCCAGGGCCGAAACCCTTTCGCCGGGCATGGCCGAGGTCATCGGCTTTTGTTTCCTCTTTGCGGCGCTCGGAAAATCGGCCCAGCTGCCGCTTTCGGCCTGGCTGCCCGACGCCATGGCCGGCCCGACCCCGGTTTCGGCACTGATCCACGCCGCGACAATGGTCACGGCCGGCGTGTACCTGCTCATGCGCCTGGACCCGATGCTCGCCTTCGCCCCGGACGTCGGCGCGGCGGCGGCCTTCATCGGCGCGGCCACGGCCCTTTACGGCGCGATCTGCGCCCTCGGCCAGCGCGACGTCAAACGCATCCTGGCCTATTCGACCATAAGCCAGGTCGGATACATGTTCCTGGCCGCCGGCTGCGGCGACGTGACAGGCGCGCTTTTCCACCTGCAAAGCCACGCCTTTTTCAAATCCCTGCTTTTCATGTGCTCCGGCGTCATGATCCAGGCCTTTCACGAGGAACACGACATCTTCCGCATGGGCGCGCGGCTGCGCAAGAAAATGCCCGGACTGTTCCTCCTGTTCACCTGTGGCGCGGCCGCCCTGGCCGCCTTGCCGCTCACCTCCGGCTACTTCAGCAAGGGCCGGACCCTGGCCGACGCCCTGGCCCACCCAAACGACATCTTTCTGCTGTCCTTCGTGCTCGGGACCGTGGCCGCCCTTCTCACCGCCATTTACGTCTTCCGCATGTACTTCGTGGCCTTTTTCGCCGATCCGGCCGATCCGGCGCCCATGAGCGACGATCCGGCCCTTTTCCGCATGGAACGCCCGCTTTGGCCCCTGGGCGTCCTGGCCCTGGTGTACGGGTTCATCAACCTGCCGGAATTTTTCCACCTAAAACCGCTTCTCGACAGCTACCTGGCCGGGACCGTCGCCCCCAATCCGCCCGAAGTGGAAAACGCCGAGGTGGTGGTCATGATCCTGGACGCGGTCATCGCCATCGGCGGCCTGCTCATCGCCTGGGCCATCTACCGGCCCGCGCGCCGTCACAAGGCCGCGCCGGACGGACGCCTCACGGCCGGACTCGGCCTGGACGGCTTTTACCGGAAATGGCTGGCCGCGCCGTATGCGCGGGCGGCGGCCTTCCTGTGGCGCGGGGTGGATGAGGATATGTTAAACGGCACGGTCCTGGCCGCGACATCCGGCATCTCCGGCCTGTCCGACGGCATCCGCCGGCTGGGAGGCGGGCGCATCGCCGTCTCGCTGGTCACCGTTTTCGCCCTGGCCGCCATCATCTTGACCTGGCTCGCGGTGGGCTGGACACAAGGATAA
- the nuoK gene encoding NADH-quinone oxidoreductase subunit NuoK — MNVPLSHVLAVASLLFAIGALCAVARRSILMILVGVEFMLTAASVAFVGASLAWGNLDGQAAVLIVMGLAAAEAGLGLALLVHGRRSGGTASIDDYNRLAGE, encoded by the coding sequence ATGAACGTGCCCCTGTCCCACGTCCTGGCCGTGGCCAGCCTGCTTTTCGCCATCGGCGCGCTGTGCGCCGTGGCCCGGCGTTCGATCCTCATGATCCTCGTCGGCGTGGAATTCATGCTCACCGCCGCGTCCGTCGCCTTTGTCGGCGCGTCGCTGGCCTGGGGAAACCTGGACGGCCAGGCGGCGGTGCTGATCGTCATGGGGCTGGCCGCGGCCGAGGCCGGCCTCGGGCTGGCCCTGCTCGTCCACGGCCGGCGCTCGGGCGGGACCGCCTCCATTGACGACTACAACCGCCTTGCGGGGGAATGA
- a CDS encoding complex I subunit 4 family protein, translating into MMPMTPMLSTLRDLPWLTLLIFWPLAAAVAMPLFRRSREACRSFALTAALIEGAMALLVILLFAVGRSSLPVSEDVAWIPQLGIRYTLTCDGLSLVFVALTAFIGVCCMLASRHDDAKRPALYHALILASLATVQGVFLATDVFLFALFWEAQLIPVFFLIGIFGHGDRMRVAIKFFLFSAVGGLLMFLAVIALGIYAADGPTGPTFALYDLTRLHLPLATARWLFAAFVLSFAIKIPLVPVHMWLPDAHTEAPTAGSLILAGLLLKTGGYALIRFALPLFPEAAVAYAPVLTVLGLIGLFYASWVALAQEDVKRLVAYSSIGHMGLAVAAIVSGSRLALGGAVVMMVSHGLTSGGLFAQAGMIGERMGSRRFAVLGGLWNKAPRFGAAFLVCVLASAALPGLSGFVGEAMIVFGLFRVDVVTGAFAVLGMAATLVYLLRLARDTLFGPPRSDAPFADLSPRETALMASLILAMLWIGLFPGPVLSVISAPLDIIAGQVWPAVATVTTGLGL; encoded by the coding sequence ATGATGCCCATGACGCCCATGCTGTCCACGCTGCGGGACCTCCCCTGGCTGACCCTGCTCATTTTCTGGCCCCTGGCCGCGGCCGTGGCCATGCCGCTTTTCCGGCGCTCCCGGGAGGCCTGCCGGTCCTTCGCCCTGACCGCCGCCCTGATCGAAGGAGCGATGGCCCTGCTGGTGATCCTTCTTTTCGCCGTGGGCCGCTCCTCCCTGCCGGTCAGCGAAGACGTCGCCTGGATACCCCAGCTCGGCATCCGCTATACCCTGACCTGCGATGGCCTCAGCCTCGTCTTCGTGGCGCTCACCGCCTTTATCGGCGTGTGCTGCATGCTGGCCTCGCGCCATGACGACGCGAAACGTCCGGCCCTCTATCACGCCCTGATCCTCGCTTCGCTCGCCACCGTCCAGGGCGTGTTTCTGGCCACGGACGTCTTTCTTTTCGCGCTCTTCTGGGAAGCCCAGCTCATCCCGGTCTTTTTCCTCATCGGCATCTTCGGCCACGGCGACCGCATGCGGGTGGCCATCAAATTCTTCCTGTTCTCGGCCGTGGGTGGCCTGCTCATGTTCCTGGCCGTCATCGCCCTCGGCATATACGCCGCCGACGGCCCCACCGGCCCCACCTTTGCCCTGTACGACCTGACACGGCTCCATCTGCCGCTTGCCACGGCGCGCTGGCTTTTCGCCGCCTTCGTGCTGTCCTTCGCCATCAAGATCCCGCTGGTGCCGGTGCACATGTGGCTGCCCGACGCCCATACCGAAGCCCCCACGGCCGGCAGCCTCATCCTGGCCGGATTGCTCCTCAAGACCGGCGGCTACGCGCTGATCCGCTTCGCCCTGCCCCTTTTCCCGGAAGCGGCCGTGGCCTATGCCCCGGTCCTGACCGTGCTCGGCCTGATCGGACTCTTCTACGCCTCCTGGGTGGCCCTGGCCCAGGAAGACGTCAAACGCCTCGTCGCCTATTCGAGCATCGGGCATATGGGCCTGGCCGTGGCCGCCATCGTCTCCGGCAGCCGGCTGGCCCTCGGCGGCGCGGTGGTCATGATGGTCAGCCATGGCCTGACCTCGGGCGGACTTTTCGCCCAGGCCGGCATGATCGGCGAGCGCATGGGCTCCCGCCGCTTCGCGGTGCTGGGCGGCCTCTGGAACAAGGCCCCCCGGTTCGGCGCGGCCTTTCTGGTGTGCGTGCTGGCCTCGGCCGCTTTGCCCGGGCTCTCCGGGTTCGTGGGCGAGGCCATGATCGTCTTCGGGCTGTTCCGGGTCGATGTCGTCACGGGCGCTTTCGCCGTGCTCGGCATGGCCGCGACGCTTGTCTACCTGCTGCGTCTGGCCCGGGACACGCTCTTCGGCCCGCCCCGCTCGGACGCCCCCTTTGCCGACCTTTCGCCCCGGGAAACCGCGCTCATGGCGTCCCTGATCCTGGCCATGCTGTGGATCGGACTTTTTCCCGGCCCCGTCCTGTCGGTCATAAGCGCCCCCCTCGACATCATCGCCGGACAGGTCTGGCCAGCGGTGGCGACAGTGACAACCGGGCTTGGCCTGTAA
- the nuoH gene encoding NADH-quinone oxidoreductase subunit NuoH, whose translation MVHILVGVLVMLVKMGIVLAVVFGLAAYMILLERKLLGRMQVRYGPNRVGLFGLLQPIADGLKMLLKEDIIPDGVDRRIFLVAPAIVAGTALFAFAVVPFGPDFTVFGVTIRQVIADANVGVLVVFGLSSLAVYGVALGGWTSDNKYSLLGGLRGAAQMISYELALALSLVPVVMLSRSLSLSDIVAAQATLPFALVQPVAFAIFVVAALAETNRIPFDLPEAENELQAGYHTEYSGMRFALFFVGEYVNMILLGSVTAVFFLGGWHGPFLPPIVWFLIKVLAVPVFLIWTRASLPRLRYDQLMAVGWKFLVPLGLVNILVTGAILAAGM comes from the coding sequence ATGGTTCATATCCTCGTCGGCGTCCTGGTCATGCTGGTCAAAATGGGCATCGTTTTGGCCGTGGTCTTTGGACTCGCCGCCTACATGATCCTGCTCGAACGCAAGCTGCTCGGCCGCATGCAGGTGCGCTACGGCCCCAACCGGGTCGGCCTCTTCGGCCTGCTCCAGCCCATCGCCGACGGCCTCAAGATGCTCCTTAAGGAAGACATCATCCCCGACGGCGTGGACAGGCGCATTTTTCTCGTCGCCCCGGCCATCGTCGCCGGCACCGCCCTTTTCGCCTTTGCCGTGGTGCCGTTCGGCCCGGATTTCACTGTCTTCGGCGTGACCATCCGGCAGGTGATCGCCGACGCCAATGTGGGGGTGCTCGTCGTCTTCGGCCTGTCGTCCCTGGCCGTTTACGGCGTGGCCCTTGGCGGCTGGACCTCGGACAACAAGTACAGCCTGCTCGGCGGCCTTCGCGGCGCGGCCCAGATGATCAGCTACGAGCTGGCCCTGGCCCTTTCCCTGGTCCCGGTGGTCATGCTCTCCCGGTCCTTGAGCCTCTCCGACATCGTGGCCGCCCAGGCGACGCTCCCCTTCGCCCTCGTCCAGCCCGTGGCCTTTGCCATCTTCGTGGTCGCCGCCCTGGCCGAGACCAACCGCATCCCCTTCGACCTGCCCGAGGCCGAAAACGAATTGCAAGCCGGCTACCACACCGAATATTCCGGCATGCGCTTCGCGCTTTTCTTTGTCGGCGAATACGTCAACATGATCCTTTTAGGGTCCGTCACCGCCGTTTTTTTCCTCGGCGGCTGGCACGGACCCTTTTTGCCGCCGATCGTCTGGTTCCTCATCAAGGTTCTGGCCGTGCCGGTCTTTCTCATCTGGACCCGGGCCTCGCTGCCGCGCCTGCGCTACGACCAGCTCATGGCCGTGGGCTGGAAGTTCCTGGTGCCGCTCGGGCTGGTCAACATCCTCGTCACCGGCGCGATTCTCGCCGCCGGGATGTAA
- a CDS encoding NADH-quinone oxidoreductase subunit J family protein — MTALGALFYLLSAVLLIAAGLAATRRNPVHAVCCAVVTFIATAGLFVVLGAPLPGVLEVVVYAGAIMVLFLFIIMLLGLPVGVGAVPAARLVVPGVIAAATLVALFALIGVDPVGRVMLPAALATPAAVGTVLFGTYWLAVEAVSIILFAALAAVLLLGRAKREARQQGGGAA, encoded by the coding sequence ATGACCGCTCTTGGCGCGCTTTTCTACCTTCTCTCCGCCGTGCTGCTCATCGCGGCGGGACTTGCCGCCACGCGGCGCAATCCCGTCCATGCCGTGTGCTGCGCCGTGGTGACGTTTATCGCCACGGCCGGCCTGTTCGTGGTCCTCGGCGCGCCGCTGCCCGGCGTGCTGGAGGTGGTGGTCTACGCCGGGGCCATCATGGTGCTGTTCCTTTTCATCATCATGCTGCTCGGGCTGCCGGTCGGCGTTGGCGCGGTGCCGGCGGCGCGGCTGGTCGTTCCGGGCGTCATCGCCGCCGCCACCCTTGTGGCGCTTTTCGCCCTGATCGGCGTCGATCCCGTGGGCCGGGTCATGCTGCCGGCGGCCTTGGCCACGCCGGCGGCCGTGGGCACGGTGCTTTTCGGCACCTACTGGCTGGCGGTGGAGGCCGTTTCCATCATCCTTTTCGCCGCGCTGGCCGCCGTGCTCCTTTTGGGCCGGGCCAAACGCGAGGCGCGTCAACAGGGAGGCGGCGCCGCATGA
- the nuoI gene encoding NADH-quinone oxidoreductase subunit NuoI — MEDKNDKSGLLREVVDGATGIIGSYAATLTHLFRKPVTEQYPEYKRPMPARTRGRIILTRSPDGKERCVACYLCSGACPVNCISMQSEEGPDGRRRAAWFRINFARCIYCGLCEEACPTLAIQLTPEFAFSKDSIEAFVYEKEDLLVNHGGKDPDYDFYAHAGVAAGRPKGEHIGEDEPVDVKSILP; from the coding sequence ATGGAAGATAAAAACGACAAATCGGGCCTTTTGCGCGAGGTCGTCGACGGCGCGACCGGGATCATCGGGTCCTACGCCGCGACGCTGACCCATCTCTTTCGCAAGCCCGTCACCGAACAGTACCCGGAATACAAACGGCCCATGCCGGCCCGCACGCGCGGCCGCATCATCCTCACCCGCTCCCCGGACGGCAAGGAACGCTGCGTGGCCTGCTACCTCTGCTCCGGCGCCTGCCCGGTCAACTGCATCTCCATGCAGTCCGAGGAAGGCCCGGACGGCCGGCGGCGCGCGGCCTGGTTCCGCATCAACTTCGCCCGCTGCATCTACTGCGGCCTGTGCGAGGAGGCCTGCCCGACCCTGGCCATCCAGCTCACGCCCGAATTCGCCTTTTCCAAGGATTCCATCGAGGCCTTTGTCTACGAAAAAGAGGACCTGCTCGTGAACCACGGCGGCAAGGACCCGGATTACGATTTCTACGCCCATGCCGGCGTGGCCGCCGGCAGGCCCAAGGGCGAACACATCGGCGAGGACGAACCCGTGGATGTCAAAAGCATTCTGCCGTAG